AAATAAAATTATTAACCAAGAAAAGGATACGGATTTACTGAATAAACTAAAGGAAGCTCATACTGAATGGGTAAATGCAGAATTATATTTTAAAAGTGTTACAGACCCAGATTTAATAGACTATGCAGTTTTTAATATAGAAGCAGCACGAAAAAAATATATATATCTATTAAAACAAGCAAGAAAAGAA
The nucleotide sequence above comes from Caldisalinibacter kiritimatiensis. Encoded proteins:
- a CDS encoding DUF2508 family protein, whose protein sequence is MEETTLYKKDKKIKDTNNFKEFIVNIRNKIINQEKDTDLLNKLKEAHTEWVNAELYFKSVTDPDLIDYAVFNIEAARKKYIYLLKQARKEGLEINKKSM